TGTATAAAgatcattttcaaaaaagataTCCAATCTacattttggattttgattcaAGAAAATGGTCTCCTTATCATGAGATGGGACCTTTTGATTATGTTGCTGCTTGTGGTAACCAGCTTGATATTATGATTGAGATATTTTGTCTATGGATCAACGATCAAATTATCATTCGAGTAGCTCTATGACTACATCCAATAGTAAATATGTTGACAAACAGGAAAAACATACATTTTAATTACAATATCAAAACCAAACAATTTACAAAGATTGAGGACATTGCCTCGAGTGATTTATGGCTTCACACGAATAGTCTTTTTTCATTTCCAAGTACTCTGACATAGCTAAGTGTTGTGGAATGATATATTTAGTAGTATTATTTATAGTTGTCTTGTTTGAAAAACAAGTATTTATGtttctatttaattattaagtttCATGGAAACTTTTCAAGTATTATTTTGGAaagaattataattattataggaaaattctatggtgaagtcatgagaatgacttttctaGTTAAGTTAAtactataatataaaaaatgttgtGAGTAACACTCCACTGTTTGTGcagtgacatcaaaagttcagttcTCATAGTATCAtaaattcatcagattaacaagaatacacttaatctaattttatcctaccttgttttaagtgtaacatcccacaaagtgtaacactcgAGACTATCACATGATATCAACAACTCTGTTAAAGATGCCaatgataaaatagtacatgtaagtccaagatgttgcaagcattactagatgaattactattgatcattaatcagtaatcaacaatttaaaaatgaatcaaacattaagattaaaattaactttttcaaaaaagtcagtttcataactgcaccgtagaagctccaTAAGTCTTTCAAGAATCCTGATTATAGTCTTTCAGTGCGCCAGTTACTATTATGAATTTATAATTCTtgagagaaattaggtttttgtCAGAAATATCTCGTGAATTTCTATATTCTCATTCTTCACTTTGATCTGATACATACAGAATAtgtgcaaaattttatttggcCTTTAACTGTGTAATTTGATTCCACTGCAATATTTATTCTTTGACCCTTTTTaattaatcatcatcatttGTCAAGTTTTCTTGTGTGAAAGTTATTCATCGAATTCATGCACATGAAGGCCTTGATGCTCAGTTCTATAGAACTTAACATGCTTGTGCTAATGTGCTTTTGACTTTTTTTCCTCTGTATGAACGAACATAATTAGTATTCAAAACTTCGAagagttttgtttttatgaccacaatggtcgacacgtggcacctcacttaagggatgtGGGTGGTCACGTCAGCGAAGATTAAGTCAAAAGTGGCATTGGGAgtcaaaactgtcaaagatccaatacatagggggctgttttgtattttaattagtaatggggccaaaatcgcaacttttaaaaagataggggaccaaaagtgcaattaagcttaTTTTGTATtacttcatattttataaaaggatttaaaactatatgttattGATACTGTGAATGAAAAATTGAGTAAAATATGCGGTcacattttaattatattacGTAGGTCATTAATACCATTTTTTTGCACTTTATGTGTTAGGTTTTAGTTGTTTAACTACTAACATAGAGTGAATGAGAATGTAATTCAAATTTCTCTCTTCAGAGGAGAGTATAattgatttcaatatgttttttttaaacaatgagACATCACATAAGATATTCAACTTAACAATGTGGATATTATCAATTGTGTAATCTACagtaaattatgtttttttgacaagatgaACAATATTACtccctaaaaaaacaatatagttTACTGTAAATAAGTAAGCCTTTAATAAATaagcttaatagcagttttcgccctctaactttcacgaagttgcgattttggctccctaagaaaaaaactataaaatcaccccctaagttttgcatgtggcagttttggcccccaagaccaatttgactcggtctacgctgacgtgACACCATAAGTGACGTGCcacatgttattttcttttttaccaaaaattgatATTGGGGTGCCAAAACTGccacagttgcaaaacttatgGGGTGGtcttgtagttttttttagggggttaaaactgctattaatTAGCCTAATAAATATCCAAAAGTTTATACGTGgaaacacaaaaaatagaaaatgtaaaaaataatgggCTTGAGCCCAGCCGCAAAGTAATGCACATATAACAACCTGCTTAAGATTATCATAGTTGTAGGCAAAGCGTTCAGCGAACAGCGGTAGCAGTGGAGGATCTTCTTCTTTAGGTATCACACACTCTCCTCAAATGCTATTATTATTCATCTCTTatgtcatatatttttttttttttttcagtagtAGAAACTAAACATTCTgctaagtttttcttttttggtaccATGCAAAAGATTTCTTATAGTATGACATATCAATGAATTTGGTAATTAGGCTTTTGGCAATAGCTTATTATAGCGGCTAGTTTGCAGAATATAAACTCTTGCGAGTAAAATAGAGCTGTTTACTCACACAGTTCTCTCAAGtgtttataaacttttttaggGCAAATACATATTATATGTTTGTACCAAGTtagttttctaatttatttttaacaaattggTTATTTTAGTCAGTAAAAGCATAAgtcgttaacatttttctttttactacaTTTATAGCAATTTTTAAGATGTTATTTGAAGTAGCATTGATATTTATAGCTTATAgtgcatcaatttttttttctcatttttattgttgttattttaattaaaaaaattaaatattaattaacataTTTCTTATGTCATTATATATTTACTAGTTAGTTCaacttttaattttactaaacacttcaaattcaatttctagTTTATTTCCTATCTGCTATTACCTATCTTATTCAATATCCACTATAAGTttgctataagctagcttatccTATGCATACTACTTTTTACtgaacaaatatcaatatcaatactATATGCAGCCATTGAAGCATGCTTAgagtaattaatttattcaaaaggAGTAGATGCAGAAGATGTCGGAGatttaaattcataaacaagTGCAGTTGTTGGTGTTCATATTTAGACTCTAAGTCACATGATCATGCCAAGAAGAATATAAATCAAAACTCAAATAGTAAGAGTTGTAAAGAGATTCCAAAAGTGCTGCTCCCTGAAGACCTGTTGTTTGATATCTTCAGTTTGGTTCCTCTTAATTGCATAATTAACTCTACAAGATATGTTTGCAAAACATGGGGTACTTCTATTCGAAGCTCCGATTTTGCTAAAGTGTACCAACGCAATGGGCGTTCTAAACTTGGTCTTTACGTTGAAAAGCGCATGGAAGAAAGTAGTTCCTATTTCTTGGATATTAAAGATGATATGAGTGGTCAATTTGAAAGGATTGATTTGGGAACACCCCAAACAATGGGAGATTTAATCAGTACTTGTGATGGCATATTGCTACTTTCGAATCGTTGTAGACAAAATTTCGTCGTGAACCCCATCCTCAAATGTTGGCTTAGGATTCCTCTTTTTCCGATTTCACATGAACGAATAGTATTCAGAGATCAATTTATTATAGCTCGTGTTCCTTGCACTGACAAATTCAAGTTGTTCTCTCTAGTTATCCATGTGGTTTCAGGTGCTTTTTGGTATGTTTTCTATGCACTTAGAATTGGAATTGATAACTCGTGGAAAGAAATAGCTAGAAAAGAAGCTCCCCTTAAGGGGTTCTCTTTTCAGCGACCAATTTATAGTGGAGGCAATGATCTTTACTGGATAACAAATGAGGAAGTGATTGTGATGGATGTTGATAAGGAAATTATTGTACGAGAATATTCATTTCCCCCTGTGTCAACGCTTGGTCGTCCGCCTCTGAAGTCTTTATGGATGGGAAATTGTCTTTCTTGCATTGTGTATAAAGATCATTTTCAGAAAAGATATCAAATCTACACTTTGGATTTTGATTCAGGAGAATGGTCTCTTTATCATGAGATGGGACCTTTCAATTATGTTGCTGCTAGTGGTAACCAGCTTAATATTATGAGTGCGATATTTCGTTTGTGGATCAACGATCAAATTATCATTCGAGTAGCTATACGTCCAATAAGAAATATGTTGACAAACGAGAAAAACATACATTTTAGTTACAATGTCAAGACCAAACAATTGACAAAGATTGAGGGCATTGCCTCGGGTGATTTTGAAGTATGGCTTCACACTAACAGTCTTTTTTCATTTCCAAGTACTCCGACATAGCTAGTTTTGTGGTATAATATATTTAGCAGTATTATTTATAGCTGTCTTGTTTGAAAAACAAGTATTTATGTTTCTATTAAATTATTTAAGTTTCATGGCAACTTCTCAAGTATTATCTTGAAAAGAAGATTAATGAATGGTAAGAATCATATTTATACTTCAGTGAGTCTTTTTAATATTATGACTTTATAATTCTTGATAGAAATTAGAAGAGGGTGTGAGCAACTCATTATGCCTTGCTTTCTCTATTTGGTTTTTGTCAGAAATATCTCCTGAATTTCTATATTCTCATCCTTCACTTTCATCTGATACATAAAGAGTATATGCAGAATTTTATTTGGCCTTTAAATGTGTAATTTGATTCCACTGCAATATTTATTCTTTGACCCTTTTTAATAAATCATCATCATTTGTCAAGGTTTCTTGTGTGAAAGTTATTCATCGAATTCATGCACATGAAGGCCTTGATGCTCAGTTCAATAGAACTTAGCATGCTTGTGCTAATGtgcttttaactttttttcctCTGTATGAACATAATTAGTATTCAAAACTTCCAagagttttgtttttatgacCACAAAGCTTCAAGAGTATATGGGATACTATAATGAGTAATGTATGGTATACTAGAGGCTTAATTTCATATTTCTAAAAATGTTCATACGTATGTTTTGTGATCTGGTTATTTCTTTGGACTACAGCATAGAAAAACACAGTTATGTGtagatttgagaaaaataaGACTGATAAGCTCAAACTTACAAATTTGGATTCCCTCCTGTATTTGAGGATTTCATTTTAGAGACAATGATTGCAGTTACATCCCCTCTTCCGCAATGCATCGCGAAGATGACTGATAACATTGTGTGGCATGTCTTCCCCTCTAAAACTGAGGAATGCATCATAGGTAAAACCACGTGACTGGTCTCCATATTTTGCCATAGACATAGTGAACAGAAAGAACATAACACACTTGAGAATGTAAAACAAAGTAGAGCACTGAAGTATGAACTATTTTTGAAACTTCATGGAAGACCCTGTTACTTAATTTGTTTACGTTGACAAATAAAGGGCCATTGTGATATATACAAAAGACGAAAATATGAATTGGAAGATGTGCATCTCAATTGTGCTTatattttataatggcttgCCTAAAACGTAAATATTAGAATTCTCTCACGGAAAATATCTATATCATCTGCTACATACTATCCGAGAAACGGGATAGAGTAGAATTCGTTAGTAGTAGCAGATATCAACATATGTGAATCTCTTGCTCGCAAAAATGGTGGTGCCCAGATACCAGAGAAATGCTTTTGTTGCACAATCCTAACGGGATTTTCAAAACACCAACTTTGATGTGTAGATCTCGTGTAGCCTATTGAAAAGCACATGTGCGCCTTTGGTAGTGTCCCACGCCATAAGTTCTTCTAAACGCATGCAGCCGTGCACCATAGGAGATCCAACAGATACTCGCACTTCTGGTCTCTTGAAACGGGAGCATGTGAAGGTTCATTGGTGACTGACAGGAGTAGTAGGCATGAGATGTCGACCACAATGATCGACATCTCATCCTATATGTAGAGAAAGTTGTTGGTTTCGCTATACCACCACTCGGCAAAGACAGATAAGGAGCCCCTCTCCATCGTCGTGTAGCTGAACCACAATTGAGACCCCAAACCATAGTTGTCGAAGGAGGCCAATAACCGTTTTTAATTAGTAGTCTTACTtaacacattattttttgttgccTCCAAGTCTAAAGTGGGAAAGCTCAGTTTTGCTTCTCGTAGTCGATTGAAAATTCCTTCAACATATATTTTCATTCCTACCTCGGATCTTAGGAATGAAAATGTAACCCATTTACCTCTTGTAAAAGCAGCAAGCATGGTTGTGTCTATATCTACAGAAGGAAAGCTACTTTGTGCTTCACAAAGTCCTGACCTCATTCCAAACAAGAATATTTTCATCAATATTTCTTGTACTTTGTGTCCCCAAACTTTTCTTATGagcagaggttgaaggttctcCTATATACGCATCTATAGGTGGCTTCATTAATTCATCCTTATGGTTTAAGTTTGGAGGTTGAGGCTCatttttatcatcatcatcatataatttCTTGATAGTTCTTAGCATCCATGCCAAGTTAGAGTTTTCATCTAGTGGTTTTCCTTTTAATGCATCCTTAACCTCGTTTGACATCTGCCTCAAAGACGCCATTCGATCTTGTAATTTGTCTTTAATGGCATTGTCTTCCACATCTATGCTTTCCGCAAATATCCCATCAACATTTCGTCAAGAGCTAACTCCTCTATCATCCTTatttgatccttcataggatcTTTTGTAAGGACTACAGTATTAGGTAAGTTTGAGTACCTTGTTGGGTCAGGACACATGAATTGAACACGTTCTTCCATGTTGGTAGTTCCTTGTTTGTACACAAAAACTCCCCATGCACTTAGTGTCACTCACACTGGACGAGGCTTCATATGAAACATGCACTTGATTCCATTCATGGGTAAGAAATAATGCATCAAGGTCTAGCCACTCCTCATCATTGAACAAGAGTCGTAGATCACAAACTAAAACATGATTTGGTTCAATTCTGAACTTGTAATAGCCTTTGTGAGGGAGACATTGACCGTTGATAACCAAGTGAAGCTCAACAAGTTGCCGATGAGATCTTCTTTTCTTCCCAACGACACTTTGGAACGAACACCAATGCTAAAGCAACATTGGGGAACTTCCCATGAACCTCAGCAACATGGAATCCCTCCTATACACCTATAATCCAAACATTCTGGAGCCTTGGTAATAGGCATCACAATTTGTAATCCACGCCTCTCTTTTTTCACCTGTcatattgaaaaaacaaaaaaattggtcaCGTCAGTATAGGTGTGTAGCATCAAAAACCTCTACATACGGACAATTATTTCCATGGTCAATAGTTTGTCATAGCTACAATTACACCTCCGTTACTTTGTTAATTAGTCATTTTAGCTAAATTCTACTACAAGTACAACATCgacattttagtccaaaattgTGTTGAACATGTgtgtaattaataaatttagaaCAACCTATGAAGAGGTTATGTACCTGATCCCATAGCATGTCTGATGTCTCTCTAGTCAAGTGGATGCAATCTCTTGCATCGATTTTTCGAATAGTGCATGGCAACTCTGAAATATGTTCAAGCTTCACACAACCATGAACATTCAGAATGCTCAAGTTGGTACATTCAGGAATTTTTTGAAGCATATTGCAACCACTGACATCAAGTTTTGTCAAGTGATCAGACTCTTTAATGCATGCAGGGAGGGAGACCAAATTGTTATCTGAAGCAAtcaatttttctaattttggaaaatatatgAGAATTTCCTGAATATCTTCATCTGACAAACCGCTATTTCCAAAATGCATCGCTTTTACTGTTGAACTTTCATTGGCTTCTTGTCTATCAGGTAGAAATCTTCTGAAAGATTCACCAAGTTTAGAAAATCCTCCAAATTTAAAAGCAACAACATTTGGTAATGTGAATATGCTACTTGGTAGATATTTGAGATTCTTGCTATATGGCATCTCTATTGAAACAAGTCCAATAAGATTATCAATGGAATTTGGCAGCTTCTTAATAGGggtatttttcatataaatctTCAATGGTTTATTCATCTTGTTCACTATATCTGGGAAGTGTTTATGTTTTACACACAAATTAAGGTCAAGGACTTCCAGAGATGGTAAAAACATTCTTTGCACAAAACTTTCAAGTTTGATGCTTCCCAAAGCACTTAAGATGACAAGATGTTTGAGAAATCCAATGGATTCATGAACTGTTGTTAGATTCTTACGATTCTCAAGTCGCAATTTGATAGAGCAGAGCCAATAACAAAGAAGAAATCAATAGAAACTAGAGAATAGTGGTGAATATTATTAAGTAGATGGAATAAAGAAAAGAGTTACAAGTTCCAGAGCAAAGCTCCTCAGCAAAGTCTCTTGCTGCCGGCCCTAAAAGGCTACTAACAAATAATCTAATTGCTTACCTAGAACTCCCTCTACAGATTTACTTATATAGAATACTACCAAGGATATATTATCAAAtaatatctttattatatatttctaaTATAAATATCTTTACTAATATTTATTTAGAGAATATCTTCTTACTCTCTATTGGGCTAAGGCCTATATCTAGTTTCCTATCACAATTCTCTCAAATTTTCAACTTTGCACAGATCAGGCATTGTTTTGGTGATAGATTTGATTATTTGAGAAATTCATTAACAAGCTCTTCAATATTAGATGTTGCGCTGAATTCATCAAGCTAGTATCTCTTCAAAATATTCTATTCTTCCCCCTTTGAAGCAGCAAGCTATATCTAGGAAAACACTCTGAGCATACGGCTGCAACACATCATAGCTTACTTTTAGCACATCTTGAATCCCTTTACGAGGAATCCTCTCATAATCTTTCAACGCATGCTCCCAAGCTTTTAAACTTTTTCTAGTAGCCAAATTGGAGCCTATTACTTTTAAAGCCAATGGAAGACCTTTTGCATAACCAACCGCACGAGAAGACGTGGCTTCATATCCTGTTTCAGGATTGCTTTTTCCAAAGGCATTTCGACAAAACAACTCAAGAGAATGTTGATCACTAAGTTCAGTCATTTCATAAATACTTTGAACTACAAAAGAATGAGTACCTACAAGCAAACCTTTGTCCCTTGTAGTTATAATGACCGTACTACCTGGACCAAACCAATCACTTCCTCCTGCCAAATTTCCTATTTGTTCCAtctcatcaacatcatcaagaaCCAACAGAACCTTTTTCCTTCCAAGCTTGTATTTTATTTCATAGATTCCTTTACTTATCTTCCCAGCTCGGTTTCTGGCTGCTCAAACATCTCTGGTAAAAGTGTCTGGTGTAAATCTTCTGGGCCgttgattttgtttgatttctctCTAACATTGGCAATAAAACTTGCAGCTTCAAATTGGTGCACAATTTTGTTATACAATGCTTTGGCAAGTTCTGTTTTTCCTATTCCACCGAGTCCGCATATACCCAACATACATATAGTGTCGTCATTAGGCTTCATGTCCAGAAGTGATTTGACCTCTTCTATGTGTTGATCAAGTCCAACGGGATTCTCACCAACAAGTGAAGGTTTAGGGGGCTATCTTAGCATGAACCTTTTCAACAATCTCTCTAATATGATCGATTTCGAACCTGTAGAAATTCAACACACTGTTTCTTAATCTTGTgcacattttttatgaaaaataaaagaaaaaatacaagtactgcaaaaaatgcaatttttttatgtatttttgacGTTCTTTTAGGTGTAAGAATTGCACTGATATATCTATTTATAACTTGGGATGAATAATCATGTTAAACAATTATAGATTTATTTCACCTAAAATATAGGTTCAAACAAAGTACATACATAAGAACAAAGTTGTAGTTACATACCAATTGTGGATATGGTGACCTTTCAAGTCTGCAGCTTCAGACAATGCTGCTTTACATGCTTTTATATTTTCTGAATCTTTTCCGAACCTATTCTCATGAGCAACCATGGCTTCCCCATAACTATTTCTTTCGTTTCGTACATCCGATAGATCAGCACAGTAAAAAATTGGGAAAGTAGtttgtttattgtttcttttcatGCATTTGATGATCTTCACTAGTTCACCAAGGCACCACCTCGAAGATGCATAATTCTCCGAAAAAACAATAACTGAGATCTTAGATTCTTCAATGGCTTTTAAAAGTGCAGGTGATATATCTTCCCCTATTCTCAGATTCTTATCATCAAAGAATGGATTGATTCCCCTCTTCCGCAATGCATCGCGAAGATAACCGATAAAATTGTGCCGCGTATCTTCCCCTCTGAAACTAAGGAAAACATCATAGGTAAAACCACGTGATTGGTCTCCATATTTTCCATAGACATGGTGAACAGAAAAGAACAAAACGGAAGACACTtgagagagggagggagagatGAGAATTTTTATTTAGTAACAGAACAGTCTCGACGAATCAAGCAGCTGGGTACCATGAAATATGAACTATATATGAAGTTTCTTGGAACATTTATATGATATCTTGTACAAAAAACGAAAATCTGAACTAGAAGATTGTGCTTCTTAAACATGCTTATATAGTTATATATGGTGTGCGTAAAacgtgagtttttttttttgtttgtttaaaactTTCAAAAGGTACGCTTATTGAGTTATTTATTGATGTACTATTTCAGCtaatttaaaacttaaattaGTAGACTGCCACAATATTAAAATTTGCATCAATATTCTATTCATTCTCATTATCAGTCAGTTCAGATCTGTTATGTTCAAATTTTCAACTACAGACGCACGTCAATAGTATATTTGCATATGATATGagtgcaagaaaaaaaaaaaaaaaaaaaaaagtctttatatttacacttttttttgtttcacacATAGAAcatgttttgttttagtccttctcTCTGCCTCCAATGCAAAAGCACATGTTATCATTGCTGGCTGGCACAAGAGATGAGAATGTCACACCATTTTTTTCTCAGGTCAACACTTGCCATATAAGCATTTATGGTAAATGCTGCGAAAACcaatattttgaaagggaaagaAAAACTAGAGATCAGAAATGCTTATACTGAGACTTCAGAAGttcatcaaaaacaaaataccaaaatgTTTGATTCAcgtaaaactaaaacaaaccaCAAATGCAAAAGGAAATTAGCAGAAAAGAAGTAAAACACGCCGCAGTTGTTTCCTTTTCTATTGATCAGGAACTTGGTTTGTCCTTCAAGTACTTTCAGTTTCGGTATCACTATCAGTATCCGTATCACTATCTGTGTCTGTGTCTTCACTTTCACTGTCACTTTCTTCCAAATATTTCAGGTAATAGATACATATCAATGCAGCCGCAGCCATAATCATCTGCATATGCATACAATGGAGCATTCGCCTTCGCTCTTCTTCATTGCCATCATTTCCACCACGTTTTTTATTCGAACTAAACACGCTATTTGTCATACTTGAAAGCCTGCAATGTTTCGCATACGACAGTTCTTGAATATATTTTATCCACACAGATACAAGAACCAATAATCACAAACACTACTACTACTTGGCTTGCTGCATAAATTGGAGGAATAATATGATGAGAAATTCTAATATGGACCACCTTAACAAGTGGTCCACCGTGGACTAGTATtacaaaatgtttaaaaattaaaactacaaaacaacaaaagaggTTGTCTCTTGATAATGGTTCTTATTTTTACGATTGAAATAATGACTTAATTGATACTGATTTGATTAAAACAATGGAAAATAAATAGATAGCCGGTATTAAACCGACATCGTTTAAGTCACCGTCTTAGCCGTAAATAtgagaaatgatgaattttaacttttaatttttgaatagtATCATCAACCGCTATGaaatttctataattttttagtgGTTCACGGTGGACCACCGAAGAACTCACTGTTATATACCAACTTGTATTCACATTTTTTGTACACAAGTCACAGAAAAACTAACTGAAATCATCATATTAAAATTGACATATTATTAGACAAATTTGTACAATAACAGGAAAACTAACTGAAagcattatattataattttattgaagaaaaaagaaaacagaaattatAGTATATGTGCAATGCATCAATAATgataagttcttttttttttttttttgagggatcaaTAATGATAAGTTCATCTTGCATTCATGTAAATTATTCTACAACATGGTGAAAAATGATGGAATAATGAATTGATAAATAATTAGAGCATGTTAAAAGTAGTGTAATCGGAGTAGTATTACCGTGGACGTGGGAAAACCAGCGACGGAGGAAAGCGCGCGATTAAGGATTGGAGTGAGCAGTTATGTTGTGGTGAAGTGGTGTGTAGAGTCATTTATAGCATATGTaatcaaactctttttttttttttttttttgagtataAAACAAAATAGTGTTGTTTGACTAAAGATTTAgcgtttttgttattttgttattttaaagatATAATTTGTCAATTAAACTCTTTCTTAGTTATTCTTATCTTTTTCGATAAAACCAATTAATCTTATGtatttggaaaactaaagtttgaatttttctaaataaagtttgtttctttttaaacaaagtttgttttttgttatcttcaacattcaaatttatctatactatatgtTAAGAGAATAGGGGATTTCGGACCgtattttttgttattctaattatatttttaaacaatctttttctataataatgttatattgatggtgttattaaaaaagatgagaatttttgttatgttattgttgtcattgaaaaaaaaatatggtttgttgagtttgttacatttgaaagtcacaaatatctatacttataattttagtttatatcaaaaatttatataaaaaatcgtttgtaatttacacgcaaaatttatataaaatatagttGATAATCTACACaagttagcgcaataaaaataGCAGAAAGACGGACACATGAGTGTCTGTCTTTCCGCTAGTGTCACATGCttcctccgttcctttttaagtgtctttttagaaaattaacacCAAAATAGCGACgtgtatttttgcacattttcttcctattataccctcattttaatccatcaataaattacttttttttgcacgctctctctctcataacaaacatttgttaattttctaaatattgtgcatatctttttagttattttaagtcaatataaaaattatattgatgaaaaaatttcttcttcattgtcaTCTTGTTATTGTTCTTGTATTTTACCAAATAAGTCTTCAACTATTGCTCCCTCTTCACCTTTCATCAGCAGTTTCAATGAGTCTTccactttttcttccttttgaacATTAATggagtcttttatttttcttctctcaaatatgttattttactttgcacttgaaatttttgtttaaaaaaaacaaactttattctaaatagatagcattaattagttttattgaataaaagatAAGAACAATTGACAAAGGATGTAATCGACAAATCGTAtccttaaaataccaaaaaaacggttaaataatgaaaaattcacCCTCTAAAGAAGTAGTTATCAAGCTTAGTGATCATATATATGTCCATATCTAGAAATTCAAAGATGTCATTTTTGTCTATGAAGTCGGATAAGTGCCGTGGACTTCATGGCTTTTATTCAAGCTT
Above is a genomic segment from Medicago truncatula cultivar Jemalong A17 chromosome 5, MtrunA17r5.0-ANR, whole genome shotgun sequence containing:
- the LOC120580696 gene encoding TMV resistance protein N-like, translating into MVAHENRFGKDSENIKACKAALSEAADLKARNRAGKISKGIYEIKYKLGRKKVLLVLDDVDEMEQIGNLAGGSDWFGPGSTVIITTRDKGLLVGTHSFVVQSIYEMTELSDQHSLELFCRNAFGKSNPETGYEATSSRAVGYAKGLPLALKVIGSNLATRKSLKAWEHALKDYERIPRKGIQDVLKVSYDVLQPYAQSVFLDIACCFKGGRIEYFEEILA